From the genome of Thermoanaerobaculia bacterium:
CCGGGAACGACGCTCGAGGACTCGCGCCGGGCGGTCGAGGTCGCCGAGGCTCACGAGGGGGTCGTGGCGGCCGTCGGGATCCACCCCCACGAGGCGAAGGACTTCGACGAGGACCGGGTGCTCGAGGCCTTCGACGCGCTCCTGCGCTCCCCGAAGGCGGTCGCGGTGGGAGAGATCGGACTCGATTTCCACTACGACCACTCGCCGCGCCCCGCGCAGATCCGGGCGCTCCGCTCCCAGCTCGCGTTCGCCCGGGAACGGGGCCTTCCGGTCCTGCTCCACAACCGGGAGAGCGGGACGGAGATGCTCGAGGCGCTCGCGGCCGAGCCGCGGCGTCCCGACCCGGGCGTCTTCCACTCGTTCACGGAGGATGCAGCGTACGGTGAGCGGGCGATCGCGCTCGGATACCGGATCTCGTTCTCCGGAATGCTCACGTTCAAGGCGGCCGAGAACATCCGCGCCGCGGCCCGGGCGCTTCCCCTCGCTTCGATGCTCGTCGAGACCGACTCGCCGTTCCTCGCGCCCGAGCCGCACCGGGGGAAGCGCTGCGAGCCCGCCTTCGTCGTCGAGACCGCGCGCCGTCTCGCTCTCGTCAAGGAGGTGCCTCTCGAGGAGGTGGCGGCGGCGACGACGTCGAACTTCGACGCGTTGTTCGTCCGGCGGTCGCCGTGATCGGCGCGAGTCCCGAGGGCGGCTACCGGACGATGTTCGAGAGAAGCCGGGCCGTCCAGCTCCTGATCGATCCGTCGACGGGCGCGATCGTCGACGCCAACGCCGCGGCCGCGGAATTCTACGGATACTCGACGGAGGAGCTCGCGGGCCTCGCGATCTCCGACATCAACGTCCTCGAGACCGAGGCGGTTCGCCTCGAGATGGAGCGGGCGGCGGCCGAGGAGATCAGCCATTTCCGCTTCCGCCATCGCCTGAAGTCGGGCGAGATCCGGAACGTCGACGTCCACTCGGGCCCGGTCGTGATCGATGGCCGGGTCCTCCTGTATTCGATC
Proteins encoded in this window:
- a CDS encoding TatD family hydrolase; its protein translation is MICDSHGHLQMLSEAERSAAIARARDAGVGKILVPGTTLEDSRRAVEVAEAHEGVVAAVGIHPHEAKDFDEDRVLEAFDALLRSPKAVAVGEIGLDFHYDHSPRPAQIRALRSQLAFARERGLPVLLHNRESGTEMLEALAAEPRRPDPGVFHSFTEDAAYGERAIALGYRISFSGMLTFKAAENIRAAARALPLASMLVETDSPFLAPEPHRGKRCEPAFVVETARRLALVKEVPLEEVAAATTSNFDALFVRRSP